CCGTGTCTTGGCTCCCGGTCAGCGCACGGGCATAGCGGCGCAGGTAGGGCAGGTTCGCAGCGATGGCGCCGGCGATATCGGTGGGCATGTAAAAACTCCCAAATTTTCGTTTTCCAAGGAACCAACTCCATTGTCCTGCGTTTGGTTCCATGCAAAATAGCTGTGATCGGAACCATAGGTATGACCAACGAAATGGCTGACGACAAGTCGCGAGCCAGCATAAAGGAACAGATCAACAGGAACCTCAAGAAGGCTTACGAGCAGGCCCTGAATGAAGATGTTCCCGATCGCTTCAAAGATTTGCTGGCACAACTACGTGCTAAGGAGGGCGACAAATGACATCGCCCTCCTCTGACACGAACAAGGTCGAAGATCCTCGCGACGAACTGCCCGAACATCTCCCGGCCCTGCGTGCCTTCGCGATGTCTTTGACGCGCAATTCCGCGACCGCAGATGATCTGGTGCAGGATACGATCGTCAAGGCGTGGTCGAATATCGAGAAATTTCAGGTTGGCACGAATATGCGCGCCTGGCTGTTTACGATCCTGCGGAACACGTTCTATTCGGATCGCCGCAAACGCAAGCGCGAGGTGGCCGACCCTGATGGTGTTCACGCCGCAGCCCTGTGTGAACGGCCCGCCCATGACGGGCGTCTGGCGATGAATGACTTCATGGTGGCTTTTGACAAGCTGACCCCCGAACATCGCGAAGTTCTTATTCTTGTTGGGGCATCCGGTTTCTCTTATGAAGAGGCAGCCGAGACCATGGGGGTCGCGGTCGGAACGGTGAAGAGCCGTGCCAATCGTGCGCGTGCACGACTGGCGGAGATGCTGAAGCTGGAGGAGGGCGAGGATATCCTCTCCGGTATGGATGCGACTTCGCTGGCTGTAATGAGTAAATCGGGGACTGCCGCTGCATGATAAGGAAAGAAGGATCGACGGGGTCGTTCATCGACCGTCTCGGTGTGCGTCTGGCGATCTTTCTGGCAGTGGCCCTGTTCCCACTGCTGCTGATCTCGGCCATCCAGTCGAATTCACTGCTGCAAGAGGCACGGGCGCGGTCGGAAGCCGCGCTTATGGGCGAAACCCTGCAGGCGGTCACGGGCGAGACGCGGCTTTTGCAGCAGGCGCAGGCCGAAGCGCGTTTTCTGGCCTATACCCTACCGCCCTTGCTGGGGGATATGGACGCTTGTAGCGCGCAGATGCGCAAAGTCGTGGAAGCCGATCCTGCGCTTTCCCTGGCCGCTTTCGTGGATAAGGACGGGCAGATGGAATGCTCGTCCCGCAGCGTGTCCTATGATTTTTCGAACAACAAGTATTTCCAGAAGCTTCTGCCACTGGACACGCCGAATTTCATTCTCAATCCGCATGGGCCGGTCTCCGGCACGGCGGTGATCGGTGCGACCCATCCGGTTTATGACAAGGATGGGAACAAGCTTGGCTTCGTCAGCTTAAGCCTGCCGCATTCTTCGTTGCTGCACCGTGATCACGAGGACGACACATTGGGATATGATGTCGATAATTCGTTGATGATCCTGACATTCGACACCAGTGGCGCGGTGCTCACCTCGTCGGGCGATCTTGCCCTGACCAAAGACTATCTGCCCGCGCATCGCGCGCTGAAGGCGCTGGCGGGAACCAATGCTGTCACCTTTACCGCGCGGGCGAACTCGGGGCAGGAACGGGTCTATTCGGTTCTGGAGCTTCTTCCGGGGCAGCTTTATGCAATGGGAAGCTGGCCTGCAAAAGCCTCGATCTCGATGAACCCGATCGCCGATGTGTCTCCGATTCTGGTGCCGGGTCTGATGTGGCTTGCCAGCCTGCTTGTGGCGTATTTCGCGATGCAAAAGCTGGTGATCGGCCATATCAAGCGGCTGTCGCGTGCGTTGCGTGGTTTTGCCTCGGGGTCGCGTCGTGTTGGGAACCTGAACTATGCCGGTGCGCCGAAGGAAATTCAGGATCTGGCCCTGTCTTACGAGAAGATGACAGAAACCATCCTGCATGACGAGGCCGAGCTGGAGGATATGATCCACCATCAGGAGGTGCTGCTGCGCGAGGTCCACCACCGTGTGAAGAATAACCTCCAGCTGATCGCCTCCATCATTTCGATGCAGATCCGCAAGGCCCGCTCGCCCGAGGCGAAAGACCTGATGAAAGGGCTGCAGGAGCGCGTGATCAGTCTGGCAACCATCCACCGCGGGCTGTATCAGACATCGGGCTTGACCGATATCACGGCCAACGAGCTTCTTCCCGATATCGTGCGCCAGATTTCCGCACTGGCAACAGGGCCGGAACGCAGGATCGATATCGGTTGTCATGTGGATGAGATCCGGCTGACCCCCGATCAGGCCGTGCCGCTGTCGCTCTTGCTGACAGAAGCCATGACCAATGCGATGAAATATGCGGGCACGGTGGACGGGTCGCGCCCCGATCTGCAGATTTCCCTGCGGAAGACACGGAAGGGCTATGCCTGTCTGGCGCTGGAAAATTCCGTGGACGAAAATGCGCCGCCGGCCTCGCCGGATACCAGCTCGGGGCTGGGATCGCAGCTTGCACAGGCCTTCGTGCAGCAGCTCAACGGGGATTTGCAATCCTCGCAGGAAAATGGCCGCTATCGTCTGACCGCCGAGTTCAAGCTGGCGGAGTTGCAGGAGGCAGAGCTGCGCCATGCCCGTGACGACGAAGATGATGACGAGGATGAGGAAGAAGAATAAGGGGCCGTTTGGCCCCTTTATTCCTTAATGCTGCACGGTGTCAGGCCTTGGCCAGTGCTGCCTTGAGCCGCTCGAAGCTGGCTTGGGTGTTTTTGGTTTCGGCTTCGGCGATAAAGCCATCCAATGCCGGCCAGACCTTGATGGCCTTATCCACGACAGGA
The sequence above is drawn from the Thioclava sp. GXIMD4216 genome and encodes:
- a CDS encoding NepR family anti-sigma factor; the protein is MTNEMADDKSRASIKEQINRNLKKAYEQALNEDVPDRFKDLLAQLRAKEGDK
- a CDS encoding RNA polymerase sigma factor; translated protein: MTSPSSDTNKVEDPRDELPEHLPALRAFAMSLTRNSATADDLVQDTIVKAWSNIEKFQVGTNMRAWLFTILRNTFYSDRRKRKREVADPDGVHAAALCERPAHDGRLAMNDFMVAFDKLTPEHREVLILVGASGFSYEEAAETMGVAVGTVKSRANRARARLAEMLKLEEGEDILSGMDATSLAVMSKSGTAAA
- a CDS encoding sensor histidine kinase, with the translated sequence MIRKEGSTGSFIDRLGVRLAIFLAVALFPLLLISAIQSNSLLQEARARSEAALMGETLQAVTGETRLLQQAQAEARFLAYTLPPLLGDMDACSAQMRKVVEADPALSLAAFVDKDGQMECSSRSVSYDFSNNKYFQKLLPLDTPNFILNPHGPVSGTAVIGATHPVYDKDGNKLGFVSLSLPHSSLLHRDHEDDTLGYDVDNSLMILTFDTSGAVLTSSGDLALTKDYLPAHRALKALAGTNAVTFTARANSGQERVYSVLELLPGQLYAMGSWPAKASISMNPIADVSPILVPGLMWLASLLVAYFAMQKLVIGHIKRLSRALRGFASGSRRVGNLNYAGAPKEIQDLALSYEKMTETILHDEAELEDMIHHQEVLLREVHHRVKNNLQLIASIISMQIRKARSPEAKDLMKGLQERVISLATIHRGLYQTSGLTDITANELLPDIVRQISALATGPERRIDIGCHVDEIRLTPDQAVPLSLLLTEAMTNAMKYAGTVDGSRPDLQISLRKTRKGYACLALENSVDENAPPASPDTSSGLGSQLAQAFVQQLNGDLQSSQENGRYRLTAEFKLAELQEAELRHARDDEDDDEDEEEE